A stretch of the Clostridium fungisolvens genome encodes the following:
- a CDS encoding pentapeptide repeat-containing protein, producing MLYIDKDKFNKELKADCKNCFGLCCIALYFSASDGFPTNKEAGKPCINLKEDFTCSVHTSLIGKGLKGCTAYECFGAGQKIAQVTYDGEDWRKVPEVSKQMFEAFLVMRQLHEMLWYLTEAFNIHNESQIKQEIGLLINRTEEITLLDAEELLKLDVEAHRNKVNMFLRNTSEMVRNNAKNVGKYSGKKRRPSAKRFDYFGTDMRNMDLKGADLRGTCLIAANLKGVDLSGADLIGADLRDADLCGSNLGDAIFLNQAQINAAKGDVSTTLPLRVVRPSHWIK from the coding sequence ATGTTATATATAGATAAAGACAAATTTAATAAGGAGCTAAAAGCTGATTGTAAAAACTGTTTCGGCTTGTGCTGTATAGCTTTGTACTTTTCAGCTTCAGATGGTTTTCCAACCAACAAAGAGGCAGGTAAGCCTTGCATAAATTTAAAGGAGGATTTTACCTGTTCTGTTCATACGAGTCTTATAGGTAAGGGACTTAAAGGCTGTACTGCATATGAATGCTTTGGTGCAGGTCAAAAGATAGCTCAAGTAACTTATGATGGAGAAGACTGGCGTAAAGTACCTGAAGTTTCCAAGCAAATGTTCGAAGCTTTTCTAGTAATGAGACAGCTTCATGAAATGTTATGGTATCTAACTGAAGCTTTTAATATTCATAATGAGAGTCAAATAAAACAAGAAATAGGATTATTAATTAATAGAACAGAGGAGATTACGCTTCTGGATGCTGAAGAACTTTTAAAACTTGATGTAGAAGCTCATAGAAATAAGGTTAATATGTTTCTTAGAAATACCAGTGAGATGGTGCGTAATAATGCTAAAAATGTAGGGAAATATAGCGGTAAAAAGAGAAGGCCAAGTGCTAAAAGGTTTGACTATTTCGGTACTGATATGAGGAACATGGATCTTAAAGGTGCAGATCTGAGAGGTACATGTCTAATTGCTGCAAATCTTAAAGGTGTTGACTTGAGTGGAGCAGATTTAATAGGAGCAGACCTAAGAGACGCTGATCTTTGCGGCTCAAATCTTGGAGATGCAATATTTCTTAATCAAGCGCAAATAAATGCAGCAAAGGGAGATGTTAGTACAACACTTCCATTGAGGGTAGTACGTCCAAGTCATTGGATTAAGTAA
- a CDS encoding winged helix-turn-helix transcriptional regulator, with product MISYNGKKYVCLLDFAMDFIRGKWKAVLLCHLYDEPKRFLELQRITKGISQKVLNEKLKELEVEDLVDKKVYAEIPPKVEYFLTDKGKDLTKIIKEIESWSVKYYPHLDEACKQSDATD from the coding sequence ATGATTAGTTATAATGGCAAAAAATATGTTTGCTTATTAGATTTTGCTATGGATTTTATTAGAGGTAAGTGGAAAGCTGTTTTGCTTTGTCATTTATACGATGAGCCTAAAAGATTTTTAGAACTTCAACGGATTACTAAAGGCATAAGTCAGAAGGTACTAAATGAAAAGCTTAAGGAATTGGAAGTTGAAGATTTAGTAGATAAGAAGGTTTATGCAGAAATCCCTCCAAAGGTTGAGTATTTCCTTACTGACAAAGGAAAAGATTTAACTAAAATTATTAAAGAAATTGAATCTTGGTCTGTTAAATATTACCCTCACCTAGATGAAGCTTGTAAGCAATCCGATGCTACAGACTAA
- a CDS encoding flavodoxin family protein, whose product MKVVAFNGSPKKNGNTYEAIKAVAAELEKENIEVEIIHVGNKTIRGCMDCGGCSRNMNERCVMQNDEVNDWIQKMKEADGIILGSPVHYAAIPGTMKSFLDRAFYVTSINNGMLRHKVGASVVAVRRAGGVPVFNQLNNYLNYSEMLMPTSNYWNVVNGTAPGEALQDEEGMQIMSVLGKNMAWLLKLVKAGAGTVEENKREDKIYTNFIR is encoded by the coding sequence ATGAAAGTTGTAGCTTTTAATGGGAGTCCAAAAAAAAATGGGAATACTTATGAGGCAATTAAGGCAGTGGCTGCTGAATTAGAAAAGGAAAATATAGAGGTAGAAATTATTCATGTTGGTAATAAGACAATTCGTGGATGTATGGATTGTGGTGGATGCAGCAGGAATATGAATGAAAGATGTGTAATGCAGAATGATGAAGTCAATGACTGGATTCAAAAAATGAAGGAAGCTGATGGGATTATTTTAGGATCACCTGTACATTATGCTGCTATACCAGGAACTATGAAGTCATTTCTAGATAGAGCATTTTACGTTACGTCCATTAATAATGGAATGCTTAGACATAAGGTTGGTGCAAGTGTTGTGGCTGTAAGAAGAGCTGGAGGAGTTCCTGTGTTCAATCAGTTAAATAATTATTTAAATTATTCTGAAATGTTAATGCCTACATCTAATTATTGGAATGTAGTCAATGGAACAGCACCTGGAGAAGCACTACAAGATGAAGAGGGAATGCAAATTATGAGTGTATTAGGTAAAAATATGGCATGGTTATTAAAGCTTGTTAAGGCAGGGGCAGGTACCGTAGAAGAAAATAAAAGAGAAGATAAAATATATACTAATTTTATAAGATAA